One Corynebacterium uterequi DNA segment encodes these proteins:
- a CDS encoding DNA polymerase III subunits gamma/tau produces the protein MALYRKYRPARFADVVGQDQVTQPLTKALDAGRINHAYLFSGPRGCGKTSSARILARSLNCVEGPTSTPCGRCESCVSLAPGGPGNLDVMELDAASHNGVDDMRELRERAIYAPAESRYRVFIIDEAHMISNAGSNALLKVVEEPPEHLIFIFATTEPEKVIGTIRSRTHHYPFRLVAPPDMRSLIERIVTEEQVVVDPAVYPLVIQAGGGSPRDTLSILDQLLAGAGEDGLDYDSALPLLGVTDLTLIDDAVGALAAADAAALFGIVGRVIDSGHEPRRFAEDLLDRLRDLMIVAAVPDAFSQGLVDAPDDRQAILADQAKRFTGGRLPLLAEKLNDSLKDMRGATSQRLLLEIACAHMLVDAAPAPAPAAASSRDAAAAAAAAAVAAGSQARTQKQAASSPQGKPWERRPEAPKAEPQPQHKPEPAPQPAPSPQPKPKAEPKLAPTPKPAPTPEPAPTPDGPTAADVVAAWADIRRDIAETNKVAAIMLAEAKVLGVREDTLVLGHNTGALAQRINAESNNKDIVTAVSKRFDVSWQVRCVVGTDPAAAGFDGSPAPSSPRQPRRVGNTAAARDNEGKNSGDASDATTTAPSPGQGASAGDGWGAPAAVGAGAPASASAEPSTVAASPAAPAPQQSAPAERPTAPATSPRPAAPAPDDWRSRIQQASAHAAQAEKQRSASTFSSGAPLPPEPSFPEDAPPEEMGTDRPSMPTPPAPSLSREQEEQMMASEAQEPGQRDHRDGMQVAVDLVEAELGARRV, from the coding sequence GTGGCACTCTATAGAAAGTACCGGCCGGCCCGCTTCGCGGACGTCGTCGGCCAAGACCAGGTCACCCAGCCGTTGACGAAGGCGCTCGACGCCGGGCGCATCAACCACGCTTACCTGTTCTCGGGACCGCGGGGCTGCGGCAAGACGTCGTCGGCGCGCATCCTCGCCCGGTCGCTCAACTGCGTGGAGGGGCCCACCTCCACCCCGTGTGGCCGGTGCGAGTCCTGCGTGTCCCTCGCGCCGGGCGGACCGGGCAACCTCGACGTCATGGAGCTCGACGCTGCCAGCCACAACGGCGTCGACGACATGCGTGAGTTGCGCGAACGCGCCATCTACGCCCCGGCGGAGTCCCGCTACCGCGTCTTCATCATCGACGAGGCGCACATGATCTCTAACGCGGGATCCAACGCCTTGCTCAAGGTGGTGGAGGAACCACCGGAGCACCTCATCTTCATCTTCGCGACCACCGAGCCGGAGAAGGTCATCGGCACGATCCGCTCGCGCACCCACCACTACCCGTTCAGGTTGGTCGCGCCGCCGGACATGCGGTCGCTCATCGAGCGCATCGTCACCGAGGAACAGGTGGTGGTGGACCCGGCCGTCTACCCCCTCGTCATCCAGGCCGGTGGGGGATCGCCGCGCGACACCCTCTCCATCCTCGACCAGCTACTCGCCGGGGCGGGGGAGGACGGCCTTGACTATGACTCCGCCCTGCCCCTGCTGGGAGTTACTGACCTGACGCTCATCGACGACGCGGTGGGCGCACTCGCCGCGGCCGACGCCGCCGCCCTTTTCGGCATCGTCGGCCGGGTGATCGATTCCGGCCACGAACCGCGCCGCTTTGCCGAGGATCTGCTCGACCGGCTCCGGGATCTCATGATCGTCGCGGCCGTGCCCGACGCTTTCTCGCAGGGCCTCGTCGACGCTCCCGACGACCGCCAGGCGATCCTCGCCGATCAGGCGAAGCGCTTCACCGGCGGGCGTTTGCCCCTGCTTGCGGAAAAGCTCAACGACAGCCTCAAGGACATGCGTGGGGCGACCTCGCAGCGGCTGCTGCTGGAGATCGCGTGCGCCCACATGCTCGTCGACGCCGCCCCGGCCCCCGCCCCGGCGGCGGCCTCCTCTAGGGACGCGGCAGCGGCAGCGGCGGCGGCCGCAGTCGCGGCAGGGTCTCAGGCCCGGACACAAAAGCAGGCGGCCAGCAGCCCCCAAGGCAAGCCCTGGGAGCGTCGGCCGGAGGCACCGAAGGCGGAGCCACAGCCGCAGCACAAGCCGGAGCCCGCGCCGCAGCCCGCGCCGTCACCGCAGCCAAAGCCCAAGGCGGAGCCGAAACTAGCACCCACGCCGAAACCAGCACCCACGCCGGAACCTGCACCCACGCCCGACGGGCCTACCGCCGCGGACGTCGTCGCGGCGTGGGCGGACATTCGACGCGACATCGCCGAGACCAACAAGGTGGCCGCCATCATGCTCGCCGAAGCCAAGGTGCTCGGGGTGAGGGAGGACACCTTGGTGTTGGGGCACAACACCGGGGCGCTGGCCCAGCGCATCAATGCCGAGAGCAACAACAAGGACATTGTCACGGCGGTGTCGAAGCGTTTCGACGTCTCCTGGCAGGTGCGGTGCGTCGTCGGCACCGATCCCGCCGCTGCGGGCTTTGATGGCTCGCCGGCGCCGTCGTCGCCGCGGCAGCCGAGGCGAGTGGGTAACACTGCCGCCGCGCGTGACAATGAAGGCAAGAACAGCGGCGACGCCTCCGACGCCACAACCACAGCACCATCGCCGGGCCAGGGCGCGTCGGCGGGTGACGGTTGGGGAGCGCCCGCGGCTGTGGGGGCAGGCGCCCCTGCTTCCGCGTCAGCTGAGCCTTCGACGGTGGCAGCATCGCCGGCGGCACCCGCGCCGCAGCAGTCGGCTCCAGCGGAACGGCCCACGGCGCCGGCGACGTCGCCTCGGCCCGCCGCGCCCGCCCCGGACGACTGGCGTTCCCGTATCCAACAGGCCAGTGCCCATGCGGCACAGGCTGAGAAGCAGCGCTCTGCATCCACTTTCTCTTCCGGCGCGCCGCTGCCGCCGGAGCCGTCCTTCCCGGAGGACGCGCCACCGGAGGAGATGGGAACCGACCGACCGTCGATGCCCACCCCGCCGGCGCCGTCGCTGTCCCGGGAACAGGAGGAACAGATGATGGCCTCCGAGGCGCAGGAACCCGGGCAGCGAGACCACCGCGACGGCATGCAGGTGGCGGTGGACCTCGTCGAGGCGGAGCTGGGAGCGCGGCGCGTGTAG
- the leuA gene encoding 2-isopropylmalate synthase: MSPSNSFISAPQDITTPSGPVPADQPAWNKQRGSAMPVHRYLPFAEEVEDVQLPDRTWPDKKITRAPQWCAVDLRDGNQALIDPMSPERKRRMFELLVKMGYKEIEVGFPSASQTDFDFVREIIEKNMIPEDVTIQVLVQAREHLIRRTFEACEGASNVIVHFYNSTSKLQRRVVFRKDRPAIKKLATDAAELIKTIAADYPDTNWRWEYSPESFTGTERDFALEVCDAVVDIMGATPDNPMIINLPSTVEMITPNIYADQIEWMHRNFAKRDSIILSLHPHNDRGEGIAAAELGYLAGADRIEGCLFGNGERTGNVDLITLGLNMLTQGVDPQIDFSDINKIRATVEYCNQLRVPERHPYGGDLVFTAFSGSHQDAVNKGLDALAAIVKPGASSTDVTWEELRETTWEVPYLPIDPKDVGRTYEAVIRVNSQSGKGGVAYIMKTDHGIAMPRAMQQEFSSVVQAVTDSEGGEVDSTAMWDLFAAEYLERDDVLKQLEIDVENARTDGANARVTATVEYRGDTHTISGEGNGPIAAYANALEQLGIELEVQDYSQHSRSAGDDAEAACYINATVGTAKVWGVGIAGSTTFASLKACTSAVNRAAAGYEPKGY; this comes from the coding sequence ATGAGCCCTTCCAACTCCTTTATCTCCGCTCCGCAAGACATCACCACCCCTTCCGGCCCCGTACCAGCGGATCAGCCCGCCTGGAACAAGCAGCGCGGCTCCGCCATGCCGGTCCACCGCTACCTGCCCTTCGCCGAAGAGGTAGAGGACGTGCAGCTGCCTGACCGCACCTGGCCGGATAAGAAGATCACCCGCGCCCCCCAGTGGTGCGCCGTGGACCTGCGCGACGGCAACCAGGCGCTCATCGACCCGATGAGCCCCGAGCGCAAGCGCCGCATGTTCGAGCTGCTGGTGAAGATGGGCTACAAGGAGATCGAGGTCGGCTTCCCGTCGGCCTCCCAGACGGACTTCGACTTCGTCCGGGAGATCATCGAGAAGAACATGATTCCCGAGGACGTCACCATCCAGGTCCTCGTCCAGGCCCGCGAGCATCTCATTCGCCGTACCTTCGAGGCCTGCGAGGGCGCCAGCAACGTCATCGTGCACTTCTACAACTCCACGTCGAAGCTGCAGCGTCGCGTCGTCTTCCGCAAGGACCGCCCGGCCATCAAGAAGCTGGCCACCGACGCTGCTGAGCTCATTAAGACCATCGCCGCCGACTACCCGGATACCAACTGGCGCTGGGAGTACTCGCCGGAGTCCTTCACCGGCACCGAGCGGGACTTCGCCCTCGAGGTGTGCGACGCCGTCGTCGACATCATGGGCGCCACCCCGGACAACCCGATGATTATCAACCTGCCGTCGACGGTGGAGATGATTACCCCGAACATCTACGCCGACCAGATCGAGTGGATGCACCGCAACTTCGCCAAGCGGGACTCCATCATCCTCTCCCTGCACCCGCACAACGACCGCGGCGAGGGCATCGCCGCCGCCGAGCTGGGCTACCTGGCCGGCGCGGATCGCATCGAAGGCTGCCTGTTCGGCAACGGTGAACGCACCGGCAACGTGGACCTCATCACCCTGGGGCTGAACATGCTCACCCAGGGCGTGGACCCGCAGATCGACTTCTCGGACATCAACAAGATCCGCGCCACCGTCGAATACTGCAACCAGCTGCGCGTCCCGGAGCGCCACCCCTACGGCGGCGACCTGGTCTTCACCGCCTTCTCCGGCTCCCACCAGGACGCCGTCAACAAGGGCCTCGACGCCCTGGCCGCCATCGTCAAGCCCGGCGCGTCGAGCACCGACGTCACCTGGGAAGAGCTGCGCGAAACCACGTGGGAGGTGCCCTACCTGCCCATCGACCCGAAGGACGTCGGCCGCACCTACGAGGCCGTCATCCGCGTCAACTCCCAGTCCGGCAAGGGCGGCGTGGCCTACATCATGAAGACGGACCATGGCATCGCCATGCCGCGGGCGATGCAGCAGGAGTTCTCCTCCGTCGTCCAGGCCGTGACCGACTCCGAAGGCGGCGAGGTCGACTCCACGGCCATGTGGGACCTCTTCGCCGCCGAATACCTGGAGCGCGACGACGTCCTCAAGCAGCTGGAAATCGACGTGGAGAACGCCCGCACCGACGGCGCGAACGCCCGCGTCACCGCCACCGTCGAGTACCGCGGTGACACCCACACCATCTCCGGGGAGGGCAACGGCCCCATCGCCGCCTACGCCAACGCCCTGGAGCAGCTGGGTATCGAGCTCGAAGTGCAGGACTACTCCCAGCACTCCCGCTCCGCCGGCGACGACGCGGAGGCCGCCTGCTACATCAACGCCACGGTGGGCACCGCGAAGGTGTGGGGTGTCGGCATCGCCGGCTCCACCACCTTCGCCTCGCTCAAGGCGTGCACCTCGGCGGTCAACCGCGCCGCGGCCGGCTACGAACCGAAGGGCTACTAG
- a CDS encoding suppressor of fused domain protein: MRPDATADWLGGIVPAPLDVREVAGMTVAAARLDDGRSVASTLDFAAIDTGLLLADNPSQEVRCELLTCARVPVGAAVGVVLATGSLLADAAGSLPARPGVLVPGVGERAGVGHLAGATVRHGLLTVPQLWGGDTPQVSEEGRLTLMLEVLMITDDEYEVACDRGAEALLTRLRRRGSDLANWYRE, encoded by the coding sequence GTGCGTCCCGACGCCACCGCTGACTGGCTCGGCGGCATCGTCCCCGCGCCCCTCGACGTCCGGGAGGTCGCCGGCATGACGGTCGCCGCAGCCCGGCTGGACGACGGCCGGTCGGTGGCGTCGACGCTCGACTTCGCCGCAATCGATACCGGGCTTCTGCTGGCCGACAACCCGTCGCAGGAGGTGCGCTGCGAGCTCCTGACGTGCGCCCGCGTCCCCGTCGGCGCGGCCGTCGGCGTCGTGCTGGCTACGGGATCGCTGCTGGCCGACGCCGCCGGCAGCCTACCGGCGCGCCCGGGCGTGCTAGTGCCGGGCGTCGGCGAACGCGCCGGTGTCGGTCACTTGGCTGGGGCTACGGTGCGCCACGGGTTGCTCACCGTGCCGCAACTGTGGGGTGGTGACACCCCGCAGGTCTCGGAGGAGGGCCGGCTCACTCTCATGCTTGAGGTGCTCATGATTACCGACGACGAGTACGAGGTCGCCTGCGACCGCGGGGCGGAGGCACTGCTGACCCGGTTGCGTCGCCGCGGGTCCGACCTGGCGAACTGGTACCGCGAGTAG
- a CDS encoding type 1 glutamine amidotransferase, whose protein sequence is MLPDVLGTYGDDGNALVLRQRARLRGIDAEIHRVHLGEAVPETLDVYCVGGGEDTAQILAAEHLINDGGLTRAADAGRPVLAICAGLQVLGESFRASDRVVDGVGLIDATTASMQIRAIGELGSTPTREGITAELTEPLTGFENHMGATILGPGAQPLGTVTQGVGNADDAATVDLSDGERQRYAEGAVQGSVIATYMHGPVLARNPQLADLLLAKAMGIALAELEPLDLPAVARLRFERLP, encoded by the coding sequence ATGCTGCCCGACGTCCTAGGCACCTACGGCGACGACGGCAACGCCCTCGTCCTGCGCCAACGCGCCCGCTTGCGCGGCATCGACGCCGAGATCCACCGCGTCCACCTCGGCGAAGCAGTACCCGAAACCCTCGACGTCTACTGCGTCGGCGGCGGCGAAGACACCGCCCAGATCCTTGCGGCGGAGCACCTCATCAACGACGGTGGGCTCACCCGCGCCGCCGACGCTGGCCGGCCCGTCCTCGCCATTTGCGCTGGCCTGCAGGTCCTCGGCGAATCCTTCCGCGCCTCCGACCGGGTCGTCGATGGCGTCGGCCTCATCGACGCCACTACCGCCTCCATGCAGATCCGGGCCATCGGTGAGCTGGGCTCCACCCCCACCCGGGAAGGCATCACCGCCGAGCTCACCGAACCGTTGACCGGCTTCGAAAACCACATGGGCGCCACCATCCTCGGCCCCGGCGCGCAGCCGCTCGGCACGGTCACCCAGGGCGTGGGCAACGCCGACGACGCCGCCACCGTCGACCTCTCCGACGGCGAACGCCAGCGCTACGCGGAAGGCGCCGTGCAAGGCAGCGTCATCGCCACCTACATGCACGGCCCCGTCCTGGCCCGCAACCCCCAGCTAGCCGACCTGCTCCTGGCCAAGGCCATGGGGATCGCGCTCGCCGAGTTGGAACCGCTGGACCTGCCGGCCGTCGCCCGGCTGCGCTTCGAGCGACTGCCCTAA
- the recR gene encoding recombination mediator RecR, which yields MFEGPLQDLIDEFSRLPGIGPKSAQRIAFHLMRVEPDDIDRLRAALAAVRDGVTFCRICANISREDVCRVCADSGRDRSTICVVEEAKDIQVIERTGEYSGRYHVLGGALDPLANVGPKDLTIAQLLQRIGGVLPDRELADSTPTDRRYDDAPEITEVIVATDPNTEGEATAAYLGRLLREFPGLTITRLASGIPLGGDLEFVDELTLSRALAGRRAL from the coding sequence GTGTTTGAAGGCCCCCTGCAAGACCTCATAGATGAGTTCTCGCGGCTGCCGGGCATCGGCCCGAAGAGCGCCCAGCGCATCGCCTTCCACCTCATGCGGGTGGAGCCGGACGACATCGATCGGCTCCGCGCCGCGCTCGCCGCGGTCCGCGACGGCGTGACCTTCTGCCGCATTTGCGCCAACATCTCCCGCGAGGACGTGTGCCGCGTGTGCGCCGACTCCGGGCGCGACCGCTCCACCATCTGCGTGGTGGAAGAAGCCAAGGACATTCAGGTTATCGAGCGCACCGGGGAGTACTCGGGCCGCTACCACGTTCTGGGCGGGGCGCTGGACCCGTTGGCCAACGTCGGCCCCAAGGACCTCACCATCGCGCAGCTGTTGCAGCGCATCGGCGGGGTGCTGCCCGATCGGGAGCTAGCGGACTCGACGCCCACCGACCGCCGCTACGACGACGCCCCCGAAATCACCGAGGTCATCGTCGCCACGGACCCGAACACGGAAGGCGAGGCGACGGCGGCCTACCTAGGCAGGCTGCTGCGCGAGTTCCCGGGCCTGACGATCACCCGCTTGGCGTCCGGTATCCCGTTGGGCGGCGACCTAGAATTCGTCGACGAGCTCACCCTGTCCCGCGCGCTCGCGGGGCGTCGAGCGCTGTAG
- a CDS encoding DNA polymerase III subunit epsilon (3'-5' exonuclease of DNA polymerase III): protein MSSTAVEPAADPSVQEYPYVAVVGHASGLHPATSRLITLDAVTFSDAGEIGEHQRFVFNPGTPHSTAHSTAEATAGGKGGKGSRNGKAGKTAAKGKHPQRSQHRTDPGPTHMHGLTAEEIAEAVAFSKHLKALDALLDGRVLIAHDAPSVWGFIVSEARIAMHTAARANRSRGRGRHRRRRRVGHVPEPALIVDTLATARRQLVTLPDTRVAAVARHYGLDAPDPTASVERARRDAAEVARELTDVLIELYLEQLARDADSLVQYEPGDLRADRAGLQRSSVRVDAVDAPRPLPNPGVYDPAEGLKAGMEVVVAPEIAEDPDRIIEAALRAELVYSEKLTRESSLVVCNAREKLVGKAMHAARKGIPLVSDREFLDALTTMRA, encoded by the coding sequence ATGAGTAGCACCGCCGTCGAGCCAGCCGCTGACCCCAGCGTGCAGGAATATCCGTACGTCGCCGTCGTCGGGCACGCGTCGGGCCTGCACCCCGCGACGTCGCGGCTAATTACCCTCGACGCGGTGACATTCTCCGACGCTGGGGAGATCGGCGAACACCAACGCTTCGTGTTCAACCCCGGCACCCCCCACAGCACCGCCCACAGCACCGCGGAGGCGACGGCGGGAGGCAAGGGCGGCAAGGGTAGCAGGAACGGCAAGGCCGGGAAGACGGCGGCGAAGGGCAAGCACCCGCAGCGCAGCCAGCACCGCACCGACCCGGGCCCGACGCACATGCACGGCCTCACCGCCGAGGAGATCGCGGAGGCAGTCGCCTTCTCCAAGCACCTCAAGGCCCTCGACGCGCTGCTCGACGGGCGGGTGCTCATCGCCCACGACGCGCCAAGCGTGTGGGGGTTCATCGTCTCCGAGGCGCGCATCGCCATGCACACCGCCGCCCGAGCCAACCGTTCCCGCGGGAGGGGACGGCACCGCCGGCGCCGCCGCGTCGGGCATGTGCCCGAGCCGGCGCTGATCGTCGATACCCTCGCCACCGCCCGCCGCCAGCTCGTCACCCTGCCCGATACTCGGGTGGCCGCCGTCGCCCGGCACTACGGGCTTGATGCCCCCGACCCGACGGCGAGCGTGGAGCGCGCGCGTCGCGACGCCGCGGAGGTCGCCCGCGAGCTCACCGACGTGCTCATCGAGCTCTACCTGGAGCAGCTAGCGCGCGACGCGGACAGCCTCGTGCAGTACGAGCCGGGCGACCTACGGGCGGACCGCGCCGGGTTGCAGCGCTCCAGCGTGCGGGTCGACGCCGTCGACGCGCCTCGTCCCCTCCCCAATCCCGGGGTCTACGACCCGGCCGAAGGGCTCAAGGCCGGCATGGAGGTCGTCGTCGCCCCCGAGATCGCCGAGGACCCGGACCGAATCATCGAGGCGGCCCTGCGCGCCGAGCTCGTCTACTCCGAGAAACTCACCCGCGAGTCCTCCCTGGTGGTGTGCAACGCCCGCGAGAAGCTCGTCGGCAAGGCCATGCACGCGGCGCGTAAAGGCATCCCACTGGTCAGCGACCGCGAATTCTTGGACGCGCTCACCACGATGCGCGCTTAA
- a CDS encoding YbaB/EbfC family nucleoid-associated protein: MTTPQQPDMNELLAQAAEMQAQLQKAQEEILATTVTGTAGGGLVEVTMTGGAELRAVRIDPKIVDPEDVETLQDLVIGAFRDAHQRAGQIAEEKLGPFAAGGAGFGI; encoded by the coding sequence ATGACCACTCCGCAGCAGCCGGATATGAATGAACTGCTCGCCCAGGCCGCCGAGATGCAGGCCCAGCTCCAAAAGGCCCAGGAAGAGATCCTGGCCACCACCGTGACCGGCACCGCCGGCGGCGGCCTCGTCGAGGTCACCATGACCGGTGGCGCGGAGCTGCGCGCCGTGCGGATCGACCCGAAGATCGTCGACCCGGAGGACGTCGAGACCCTGCAGGACCTCGTCATCGGCGCGTTCCGCGACGCCCACCAGCGCGCCGGGCAGATCGCGGAGGAGAAGCTCGGCCCCTTCGCCGCCGGCGGGGCGGGCTTCGGCATCTAG
- a CDS encoding Mur ligase family protein — translation MSRQLPGPLRRLRSHAAITAAGLATRASRATGRGAGGMIGGLIASAIDPSIMESLGRSRPTALVTGTNGKSTTTRMLAAAVGRQYRVATNDGGDNMDAGIISALLAGEDADAIVLEVDELHVPAVADRLNPQVLVLLNLSRDQLDRVGEINKLERALRSAVDAHPDMLVVANCDDVLMTSVAYDAPNVVWVSAGAGWLGDSVSCPRTGGHVVRTEDDWYAVKKLPDGREFRRPTPTWSVDDHGMLTPAGERELTLTLPGRANRGNATQAIAAAVSSFGIPLDDAIAAASAVDNVAGRYSTVQLGDRSVHLLLAKNPAGWQEALTMVDRTADGLVIAVNGQVADGEDLSWLWDVRFEDFDDLAVKAAGERGTDLAVRLTYADISHELIHDTIEAIRSCPPGRIEVLANYTAFRDLKKDLTKQEDYRG, via the coding sequence ATGAGTCGACAACTCCCCGGCCCCCTGCGCCGACTGCGTTCTCACGCCGCGATCACCGCTGCCGGACTGGCGACCCGCGCGTCGCGAGCCACCGGGCGTGGTGCCGGCGGCATGATCGGCGGCCTCATCGCCAGCGCGATTGACCCCTCCATCATGGAATCTCTCGGGCGCTCCCGCCCCACCGCCCTCGTCACGGGCACGAACGGCAAGTCCACCACCACGCGGATGCTCGCCGCGGCCGTCGGCCGGCAGTACCGCGTCGCCACCAACGACGGCGGCGACAACATGGACGCCGGCATCATCTCCGCGCTGCTCGCCGGCGAGGACGCCGACGCCATCGTCCTCGAAGTCGACGAGCTGCACGTTCCCGCGGTCGCCGACCGGCTCAACCCCCAGGTCCTGGTCCTTCTCAACCTGTCGAGGGACCAGCTCGACCGCGTGGGCGAGATCAACAAGCTGGAACGCGCCCTGCGCTCCGCCGTCGACGCGCACCCCGACATGCTCGTTGTCGCCAACTGTGACGACGTGCTCATGACCTCCGTGGCCTACGACGCCCCCAACGTGGTGTGGGTGTCCGCCGGCGCCGGGTGGCTCGGTGACTCGGTGTCCTGCCCCCGCACCGGCGGGCACGTCGTGCGCACTGAGGACGACTGGTACGCGGTGAAGAAACTGCCTGACGGCCGCGAGTTCCGCCGCCCCACCCCCACCTGGTCCGTCGACGACCACGGCATGCTCACCCCCGCCGGCGAGCGGGAGCTGACGCTCACCCTGCCCGGACGCGCCAACCGCGGCAACGCCACCCAGGCCATCGCCGCCGCGGTGAGCAGCTTCGGCATCCCGCTCGACGACGCCATCGCCGCCGCGTCGGCGGTCGATAACGTCGCCGGGCGCTACTCCACCGTGCAGCTTGGGGATCGCAGCGTCCACCTGCTGCTGGCCAAGAACCCGGCCGGCTGGCAGGAGGCGCTGACCATGGTGGACCGCACCGCCGACGGCCTCGTCATCGCCGTCAACGGCCAGGTCGCCGACGGCGAGGACCTGTCCTGGCTGTGGGACGTCCGCTTCGAGGACTTCGACGACCTAGCGGTCAAGGCCGCCGGCGAGCGCGGCACCGACCTCGCCGTGCGCCTGACCTACGCCGACATCTCCCACGAGCTGATCCACGACACCATCGAGGCCATCCGCTCCTGCCCCCCGGGGCGCATCGAGGTGCTCGCCAACTACACCGCCTTCCGTGACCTCAAGAAAGACCTGACCAAGCAGGAGGATTACCGTGGCTGA